From one Brevinematales bacterium genomic stretch:
- a CDS encoding PEGA domain-containing protein — protein MKFRFVFLAIFSVLFISCGPSLIKQTEDAKKAVQDGLIKSYTRDLKIEMDFFTNLSGAQDINYLSKALPEMLYAYLKPIEVERASIDFSPATLSISKELEKVILDNKMFFSNYITNVESMITQRLFALATNTNFFDHVTNYTKYLSKTNTYQNIILTNFSMKIQWKNTNIITNMIIFIYTNYTGTNVIKTNLNRVFVPQLYSLITNEYPALKESFSLIPVSLVKKFAFIATNAAAASKATNLTKQVSTNAVQPSKDTKVPPKTDPKKDVKKDVKPAPVKDKTPPAKDKTPVAAVKQTNTVKVTNAVKPAVELKPYTVYINGSYKIKSQGKGPTEIEVTLNLIKVAGATNTNVYKLVCREDQLSDKILEFLKPIRELILSRPSGDLIILTEPAAANVYLDGSYLGKSPLFYPAVLGGKHQIAFIKDGYNLKNIAVNVLTNMTNIVSAPISKLNEGGMVYIGSYPTNCLVFIDSIYMGNTPLQVSNLTIGVEHRVKILTGDTNEYKPFYTIFKLNNPDQEIMINAWLRDYQEVSPKEIQKAAWIAAYSGWGLTLAAFGVGIYTHYQSEYNYDLYNVTHQPVNKVQGDDYQNIGKTCYTISIITAIAAAGLTHNALYQERVYLGLDKISSDEVNAFIKIKY, from the coding sequence TTGAAATTCCGATTTGTTTTTTTGGCCATTTTTTCCGTGCTATTCATTTCATGCGGCCCGTCGCTCATCAAGCAGACCGAAGACGCGAAAAAAGCGGTACAGGACGGACTGATCAAATCCTACACCCGCGACCTCAAGATTGAAATGGATTTCTTTACCAATCTTTCAGGCGCGCAGGATATTAATTATCTTTCCAAGGCGCTGCCCGAGATGCTGTACGCCTACCTCAAACCGATCGAGGTCGAGCGCGCCTCTATCGATTTCTCGCCCGCCACTCTGTCAATTTCCAAGGAACTGGAAAAGGTTATTCTCGATAATAAGATGTTTTTCTCAAATTACATCACCAATGTCGAAAGTATGATTACCCAGAGGCTGTTCGCCCTCGCGACCAACACCAATTTCTTCGACCATGTCACCAACTACACGAAGTATCTTTCCAAAACGAATACCTACCAGAATATTATTCTGACGAACTTCAGCATGAAGATTCAATGGAAGAATACGAATATTATCACCAATATGATTATCTTTATCTATACCAATTATACGGGGACAAATGTTATTAAAACGAACCTGAACCGCGTGTTTGTCCCGCAGTTGTATTCCCTGATAACGAACGAGTACCCCGCGTTAAAGGAGAGTTTCTCCCTGATACCGGTCTCGCTCGTGAAAAAATTCGCGTTCATCGCGACGAATGCCGCCGCGGCTTCCAAAGCGACAAATTTAACTAAGCAGGTTTCCACCAACGCGGTACAACCGTCGAAGGATACTAAAGTACCTCCGAAGACCGACCCGAAAAAGGATGTCAAAAAGGACGTGAAACCCGCGCCCGTTAAGGATAAGACTCCGCCGGCGAAGGATAAAACTCCTGTGGCGGCGGTGAAACAGACCAATACCGTCAAGGTCACCAACGCGGTCAAACCGGCCGTGGAGCTGAAGCCGTACACGGTATATATCAATGGTTCCTATAAAATCAAATCGCAGGGGAAAGGCCCTACGGAAATCGAGGTGACGCTCAATCTGATTAAGGTGGCGGGCGCGACGAACACCAACGTATATAAGCTGGTATGCCGCGAGGATCAGTTGTCCGACAAGATACTGGAGTTCCTCAAGCCGATACGCGAATTGATTCTCAGCCGCCCGTCGGGCGACCTGATTATCCTCACCGAGCCGGCTGCCGCCAACGTTTATCTCGACGGTTCTTATCTCGGTAAATCGCCGTTATTCTATCCCGCGGTTCTCGGCGGCAAGCACCAGATCGCGTTTATCAAGGACGGGTATAACCTGAAGAATATCGCGGTCAACGTCCTGACGAATATGACGAATATTGTGAGCGCCCCGATCAGCAAACTGAACGAGGGGGGCATGGTCTATATCGGCTCCTACCCGACTAATTGTCTGGTATTTATCGATTCGATCTATATGGGCAATACGCCGTTACAGGTATCGAACCTTACCATCGGAGTCGAGCACCGTGTAAAAATCCTGACGGGCGATACCAACGAGTACAAACCGTTCTATACGATATTTAAGCTCAATAACCCCGATCAGGAGATCATGATTAACGCGTGGCTGAGGGACTATCAGGAAGTGTCGCCTAAAGAAATCCAGAAAGCCGCGTGGATCGCCGCGTACAGCGGATGGGGACTGACGTTAGCCGCGTTCGGAGTGGGCATCTATACCCATTACCAGTCGGAATACAATTACGACCTCTATAATGTGACCCACCAGCCGGTCAATAAGGTGCAGGGCGACGATTACCAGAATATCGGGAAAACCTGCTATACGATCAGTATTATCACCGCGATAGCCGCGGCGGGATTGACTCATAACGCGCTCTATCAGGAACGGGTATACCTCGGATTGGATAAAATTTCCTCCGACGAGGTTAACGCGTTCATCAAGATCAAGTATTAA
- a CDS encoding adenylate/guanylate cyclase domain-containing protein has translation MADEKVKSAQAEGEGKPAKKKLNKTVMMLLLCLGVLLIVLGSYYIDTEGSSRFPLNSMFHTIEQTSITWRFGAKALSGFHTAQGSAVVNIQEKEGVYKNIVIAGITGETLSQLGEWPFDRKYHAQFLNNLNAQTNAKNPVNKRFVFFDVLFGVKGDPQSDEALYEAIKNYTGPIGEDFILDNSAVTEIKAVDEQAMMEHEINKLLTESMDYSSNYVQALKKYEIDPEKNFDISLDELRKIQTFDKAYLILPEIVSNLSFCGSANIDTQFGLSRKNPLIIRQTYYEITYTTNDAGELEGYLEKKYAYYPNIILSMVVQLLDSQVSNIFVKKGQITIKNATYNGTKMDFTIPVDDRFRLSINYKATENSEYVKMMPFHDLMNGGVSANSVILVGMFAKGAKAVQDVKLSPLGNMFGILHIAYALGTVMNRDFIVAVPHWLNILYTVILAAIVAMLISRGTRFTIAAGLVGIVIPVGVGFALFFMNIEILTLVPLITNALTLIAGEIFLLLTEEKEKRFIKSTFSSYVNPEVVEILIQHPDKMKLGGDSKELTIMFSDIRGFTSISEGMTPEYLINFLNEYLTGQTDIVMQTQGTLDKYIGDAVMAFWGAPIELADHAMRGCQAAIKMMESMHEFNVSRESHGDKPIDIGIGLNTAVVNVGNVGSSTRKNYTVIGDGVNLASRLEGTNKIYHTNIIISDSTYEIVKDNVIVRELDYIAVKGKKEPVKIYELLDVKKWD, from the coding sequence ATGGCTGACGAAAAAGTGAAAAGCGCCCAAGCCGAAGGCGAGGGAAAACCCGCTAAGAAGAAACTGAATAAAACCGTTATGATGCTCCTTCTCTGTTTGGGCGTATTGCTGATCGTTCTCGGGAGCTACTATATCGATACGGAAGGCAGCTCGAGATTTCCGCTGAACTCGATGTTCCATACGATCGAACAAACCTCCATCACATGGCGTTTCGGCGCGAAAGCCCTCTCCGGTTTCCATACCGCTCAGGGTTCCGCGGTCGTCAATATCCAGGAAAAAGAAGGGGTATATAAAAATATCGTGATCGCGGGTATCACCGGGGAAACCCTCTCGCAGTTGGGCGAATGGCCCTTCGACCGGAAGTACCATGCCCAATTCCTGAACAACCTGAACGCCCAGACGAACGCGAAGAACCCCGTAAATAAACGGTTCGTCTTCTTCGACGTACTGTTCGGCGTCAAGGGCGACCCGCAGAGCGATGAGGCTCTCTACGAGGCGATCAAGAATTATACCGGCCCGATCGGCGAAGACTTCATCCTCGATAACAGCGCGGTAACCGAAATCAAGGCCGTCGACGAGCAGGCGATGATGGAGCATGAGATCAACAAACTCCTCACCGAAAGTATGGATTACTCGTCGAATTACGTGCAGGCTCTGAAAAAATACGAAATTGACCCCGAAAAGAACTTCGACATATCGCTGGATGAATTGAGAAAGATTCAAACCTTCGATAAAGCGTATCTTATTCTCCCGGAAATCGTCAGCAACCTTTCGTTCTGCGGTTCCGCGAATATCGATACCCAGTTCGGGTTATCCCGCAAGAACCCGCTCATCATACGCCAGACTTATTACGAAATTACCTATACCACCAATGATGCCGGCGAACTTGAGGGTTACCTTGAAAAGAAATACGCTTACTACCCGAATATCATTCTTTCAATGGTCGTACAACTGCTCGATTCGCAGGTATCCAATATATTTGTAAAGAAAGGCCAGATCACTATTAAAAACGCGACCTATAACGGGACGAAGATGGATTTCACCATCCCCGTCGACGACCGTTTCCGCCTCTCGATCAACTATAAAGCGACCGAGAACTCCGAATACGTGAAGATGATGCCCTTCCATGACCTGATGAACGGCGGCGTATCGGCGAACTCGGTGATCTTAGTGGGTATGTTCGCTAAGGGCGCGAAGGCGGTACAGGACGTCAAGCTGTCGCCTCTCGGCAACATGTTCGGGATACTCCATATCGCGTATGCCCTGGGCACTGTGATGAACCGCGACTTTATCGTCGCAGTCCCGCATTGGCTGAATATCCTGTATACCGTCATCCTCGCGGCTATAGTCGCCATGCTCATCTCGCGCGGCACCCGTTTTACAATCGCCGCGGGATTAGTCGGTATCGTAATTCCAGTCGGCGTAGGTTTCGCGCTGTTTTTCATGAATATCGAAATCCTGACGCTGGTGCCGCTAATCACCAACGCCCTTACGCTGATCGCGGGAGAAATTTTCCTCCTGCTCACCGAAGAAAAGGAAAAGCGCTTCATCAAGAGCACGTTCTCCAGCTATGTGAACCCCGAAGTGGTCGAAATCCTGATCCAGCACCCCGATAAAATGAAACTCGGCGGCGACTCGAAGGAACTCACGATCATGTTCTCCGATATCCGCGGGTTTACGTCTATCTCGGAAGGGATGACGCCTGAATATCTCATCAACTTCCTCAACGAGTACCTGACCGGGCAAACCGACATCGTGATGCAGACACAGGGGACGCTCGATAAGTATATCGGCGACGCGGTGATGGCGTTCTGGGGCGCGCCGATCGAACTGGCCGACCATGCCATGCGGGGATGTCAGGCCGCGATCAAGATGATGGAATCGATGCACGAATTCAACGTATCCCGCGAGAGTCACGGAGATAAGCCGATCGATATCGGTATCGGCCTGAACACCGCGGTCGTGAATGTCGGCAACGTGGGCTCGTCGACCCGTAAGAACTACACGGTTATCGGCGACGGAGTCAACCTCGCGTCCCGTCTCGAAGGTACGAACAAGATCTACCATACGAATATCATTATCAGCGATTCGACCTACGAAATAGTGAAGGATAATGTGATCGTAAGGGAGCTCGATTATATCGCGGTGAAGGGTAAAAAAGAGCCCGTCAAGATATACGAGCTTTTGGACGTGAAGAAGTGGGACTAA
- the glgB gene encoding 1,4-alpha-glucan branching protein GlgB: MHTVSKDILNRVVHFDYHDPFHVLGIHPIESEGKSVVAIRHFNPAAKKVWVIDSESKKEFEMDKTHDEGFFEVVFENRKNVFDYEYRVEYHSGETHKYHDPYAFLPILGEQDMYYFSSGTHQTVYEKLGAHVMTINKIKGVHFAVWAPNAKAVSVVGGFNGWDGRRHQMRTLGGCGIWEIFIPGMAEGEVYKFSIKSQHNQVLEKADPYAFYAELRPRTGSVVWDINKYKWHDKEFMEKRAKKHNLSEPMSAYEVHLGSWKRGANSEYMTYKELAHDLAEYCNYMGYTHIELMPIAEHPFDGSWGYQVTGYFAPTSRFGCPEDFMNFVDYMHQHDIGVIVDWVPGHFPKDSHGLNNFDGTALYEHSDPRQGEHMDWGTKIFNYGRNEVKCFLLSNAIFWLEKYHIDGLRVDAVASMLYLDYSRKEGEWVPNIYGGRENLEAIAFMKQMNEIVYARFPGVTTIAEESTAFGGVSRPTYVGGLGFEFKWNMGWMNDTLRYFSKEPVHRRYHQGELTFSLIYAFSENFVLVLSHDEVVHGKNSIINKMPGDMWQKFANTRLLYMYMWTHPGKKLLFQGQDFGQWDEWKAEFSIDWHLAQYDPHRKLMELVRDLNHIYKSEPALYEVDFEPSGFEWIDFYDSDNSVLSFIRRAKNGDFVVVALNFTPVPRHNYRIGVLYDGFYKEVLNSDAFQYWGGNIGNEGGRWTDPISWQGKPHSLNATLPPLGGVIFKLQKQQ; this comes from the coding sequence ATCCACACCGTATCGAAGGATATTCTCAACCGTGTCGTGCATTTCGACTACCATGACCCGTTTCATGTCCTCGGAATCCACCCTATTGAATCCGAAGGCAAAAGTGTAGTCGCTATACGGCATTTTAATCCCGCCGCAAAAAAGGTGTGGGTAATCGACTCCGAATCGAAAAAAGAGTTCGAAATGGATAAAACCCATGACGAGGGCTTTTTCGAGGTTGTTTTTGAAAACCGTAAAAACGTCTTCGATTACGAATACAGAGTGGAATACCATAGCGGCGAAACCCACAAGTACCACGACCCTTACGCATTCCTGCCCATCCTCGGGGAACAGGATATGTACTATTTCAGCAGCGGCACCCACCAGACCGTCTACGAGAAGCTCGGCGCCCATGTGATGACTATCAACAAGATCAAGGGCGTGCACTTCGCGGTTTGGGCTCCCAACGCTAAGGCGGTATCGGTTGTGGGCGGATTTAACGGATGGGACGGCCGCCGTCACCAGATGCGTACCCTCGGCGGATGCGGTATCTGGGAAATCTTCATCCCCGGCATGGCCGAGGGCGAAGTCTACAAATTTTCCATCAAGAGCCAGCACAATCAGGTGCTCGAGAAGGCCGACCCCTACGCGTTCTACGCGGAACTGCGCCCCCGCACCGGGTCGGTAGTCTGGGATATCAACAAGTATAAATGGCACGATAAGGAATTCATGGAGAAGCGCGCGAAGAAGCATAACCTCTCCGAGCCGATGTCCGCCTATGAGGTACATCTCGGCTCATGGAAGCGCGGCGCGAACAGCGAATATATGACCTATAAAGAACTCGCGCACGACCTCGCGGAATACTGCAACTATATGGGGTACACCCATATCGAGCTGATGCCTATCGCGGAACACCCGTTCGACGGGTCATGGGGCTATCAGGTGACCGGTTACTTCGCCCCCACCAGCCGTTTCGGATGCCCCGAGGACTTTATGAACTTCGTCGATTATATGCACCAGCATGATATCGGGGTGATCGTGGACTGGGTTCCCGGGCACTTTCCGAAGGACTCCCACGGCCTGAACAACTTCGACGGCACCGCGCTGTACGAACATTCCGACCCGCGTCAGGGCGAGCATATGGACTGGGGCACGAAGATATTCAACTACGGCCGCAACGAGGTCAAGTGCTTCCTGCTGTCGAACGCCATTTTCTGGCTGGAAAAGTACCATATCGACGGTCTCCGCGTGGACGCGGTCGCGTCGATGCTCTACCTCGACTACAGCCGCAAGGAAGGGGAATGGGTCCCGAATATCTACGGCGGCCGCGAGAACCTCGAGGCTATCGCGTTTATGAAGCAGATGAACGAAATCGTATATGCCCGCTTCCCGGGCGTGACCACTATCGCGGAAGAATCCACCGCGTTCGGCGGAGTATCGCGCCCCACCTATGTGGGCGGCCTCGGCTTCGAGTTCAAATGGAACATGGGCTGGATGAACGATACGCTCCGCTATTTTTCGAAGGAGCCGGTACATAGAAGATACCACCAGGGCGAGCTGACGTTCTCGCTCATCTACGCGTTCAGCGAAAACTTCGTCCTCGTACTCTCGCATGACGAGGTGGTGCACGGTAAAAACTCGATCATCAACAAGATGCCCGGCGATATGTGGCAGAAATTCGCCAATACGAGACTCCTCTATATGTATATGTGGACGCACCCGGGTAAAAAGCTCCTGTTCCAGGGACAGGACTTCGGACAATGGGACGAATGGAAGGCCGAGTTCAGTATCGACTGGCATCTCGCGCAGTACGACCCGCACCGCAAGCTGATGGAACTCGTACGCGACCTGAACCATATCTATAAAAGCGAGCCCGCGCTCTATGAGGTCGATTTCGAGCCGTCCGGCTTCGAATGGATCGATTTCTATGACTCGGATAACAGCGTACTATCTTTTATACGCCGCGCGAAGAACGGCGATTTCGTAGTGGTCGCGCTGAACTTTACGCCCGTCCCGCGTCATAATTACCGGATCGGCGTACTCTACGACGGATTCTATAAAGAAGTACTGAACTCCGATGCGTTCCAGTACTGGGGCGGAAATATCGGGAACGAGGGCGGCCGCTGGACCGATCCCATCTCATGGCAGGGTAAGCCGCATTCCCTGAACGCGACCCTCCCTCCGTTGGGCGGCGTGATATTTAAGCTCCAGAAACAACAATAA
- a CDS encoding type II toxin-antitoxin system HicA family toxin, whose amino-acid sequence MKRALFLKELTAKGCHIKRHGSRHDIFENENNGKIAPIPRHSEIKETLCMLIRKQLGI is encoded by the coding sequence TTGAAACGAGCCCTGTTCCTGAAGGAGTTGACGGCTAAAGGATGCCATATTAAGCGTCACGGGAGCCGGCACGATATATTCGAAAATGAAAACAACGGAAAAATTGCGCCGATTCCGCGCCACTCCGAGATCAAAGAAACGTTATGCATGCTGATCCGCAAACAGTTAGGGATATAA
- a CDS encoding type II toxin-antitoxin system HicB family antitoxin, which translates to MLHTYTMEYWMDEGWYVGRLKEIPGIFSQGKTVEELEVNLKDAYKMMSDSNEIELKSEVFHKEIGVDS; encoded by the coding sequence ATGCTTCATACTTATACAATGGAATACTGGATGGACGAAGGTTGGTATGTCGGGCGGCTGAAAGAGATTCCCGGGATATTCAGTCAAGGGAAGACCGTCGAGGAGTTAGAAGTCAACCTGAAAGACGCGTATAAAATGATGTCGGATTCGAACGAAATCGAGCTAAAGAGCGAAGTATTCCATAAAGAAATCGGGGTCGATTCTTGA
- the bioB gene encoding biotin synthase BioB, with amino-acid sequence MRNIHSLIEKATFVLEGKPLDKGLAMELAGLRGHDIPDLIALAHKVRLKYSPGIHICTILNAKSGNCPEDCRYCAQSLHAGTGIESYPLMSPNDILTAAGKAYSNGADCFGIVTSGYGATEADDDFRDVLAAADKIHARYPSLDVGASMGVLSGATARLLAEHGIRHYNHNLQVNPSKYGELVATTHTVEERFETLRLLKRNGIRICSGGILGLGETMDDRVELAYALRDAGADIIPLNVLVPIAGTALENAPSPTVMETVKTFAIFRLVNPHSVIKFAAGRETVMKDFQGLLMLAGVNGFLTGGYLTTRGRSVEEDVRFLGEMRGFID; translated from the coding sequence ATGCGAAATATCCATAGCCTGATTGAGAAAGCAACATTTGTGCTGGAGGGGAAACCGCTCGATAAGGGACTTGCGATGGAACTCGCGGGGCTTCGCGGACACGATATCCCCGACCTGATCGCCCTCGCCCATAAGGTGCGTCTGAAATATTCGCCCGGCATCCATATCTGCACGATATTAAACGCCAAGTCCGGGAACTGTCCCGAGGATTGCCGTTACTGCGCCCAATCGCTACACGCCGGTACGGGAATCGAATCCTATCCGCTCATGTCCCCGAACGATATCCTGACCGCCGCGGGAAAGGCTTATTCCAACGGAGCGGACTGTTTCGGCATCGTCACGTCGGGATACGGCGCTACTGAGGCTGACGATGATTTCCGCGATGTGCTTGCCGCCGCCGATAAAATTCACGCGCGCTACCCGTCGCTCGACGTCGGCGCGTCGATGGGCGTCCTATCCGGCGCGACCGCCCGCCTGCTCGCCGAGCACGGCATCCGCCATTATAATCACAACCTCCAAGTCAACCCCTCCAAGTACGGCGAGCTGGTCGCAACCACCCATACTGTGGAGGAACGTTTCGAGACGCTGCGCCTGCTGAAGCGGAACGGTATCCGTATCTGCTCCGGGGGAATACTGGGGCTTGGCGAGACGATGGACGACCGGGTGGAACTCGCATATGCGCTCCGCGACGCGGGTGCGGATATTATCCCGTTGAACGTCCTTGTCCCGATAGCGGGTACGGCGCTGGAAAACGCCCCGTCCCCCACAGTGATGGAGACCGTAAAAACGTTCGCGATATTCCGGCTCGTGAATCCCCACTCGGTTATTAAGTTCGCCGCCGGGCGCGAAACTGTGATGAAGGATTTCCAGGGCTTACTGATGCTCGCGGGAGTAAACGGATTCCTCACCGGGGGATACCTGACCACCCGCGGACGGAGCGTCGAAGAGGACGTGCGGTTTCTCGGCGAGATGCGGGGGTTTATTGACTAG
- a CDS encoding DUF3770 domain-containing protein, with amino-acid sequence MSSGVREVIEEFEQLSESDKEYVAEIIQKQMNDLKREEIFNRSLEARSNMEKEHSSIGTAGELLQDLEK; translated from the coding sequence ATGTCATCCGGCGTTCGTGAAGTCATCGAAGAATTCGAGCAGCTCTCGGAATCAGATAAAGAGTATGTCGCGGAAATTATTCAGAAGCAGATGAATGATCTGAAACGGGAGGAAATTTTTAACCGCTCGTTGGAAGCGCGTTCTAATATGGAAAAGGAACATTCTTCAATCGGGACTGCCGGCGAATTGCTACAGGATTTGGAAAAATGA
- a CDS encoding type II toxin-antitoxin system mRNA interferase toxin, RelE/StbE family, whose amino-acid sequence MIQFIWDSAFKRRYKKVIETHPEWKDRFTESVILFSENPYHKKLKTHKLSGKLKGLWAFSVDYDCRVVFEFIKEDTVLLIDIGSHDDVY is encoded by the coding sequence ATGATCCAATTCATCTGGGATTCGGCGTTTAAGCGAAGATATAAGAAGGTAATTGAAACGCACCCTGAATGGAAAGATCGGTTTACGGAATCAGTCATATTATTTTCAGAAAATCCCTATCATAAGAAACTAAAAACCCATAAACTCTCCGGTAAATTAAAAGGCCTCTGGGCATTCAGCGTCGACTATGACTGCAGGGTAGTTTTTGAGTTTATTAAGGAAGATACCGTTCTGCTTATCGATATCGGTTCCCATGACGACGTCTATTAA